In Saprospiraceae bacterium, a genomic segment contains:
- the galE gene encoding UDP-glucose 4-epimerase GalE codes for MKTKIAVTGACGYIGSHTIVDLLQNGYDVICLDSLVNSNERVLLGVEKITRQKISNTKIDLADPLSWKFLAEEFQDISGVIHFAALKAVGESVQQPLRYYDNNLNALLNVFKWMDAVRIPNLIFSSSCTVYGDQCSLPVKETQAFGISPSPYGKTKQMGEWMMMDFLSASHKQGISLRYFNPAGAHESALIGEDPRNPALNLVPVITETAIGKRESLTVFGNDYPTRDGSCIRDYVHIMDLARAHTLALEYLLYDKMSISFDAYNLGIGQGISVLEMIHAFEETTGQKLNYQIGPRRPGDIPEIWADASKAEKQLQWKPEHGVEEIMRSAWEWERRRN; via the coding sequence ATGAAAACTAAAATAGCGGTAACTGGGGCTTGCGGATATATCGGAAGTCACACGATCGTCGATCTATTGCAGAATGGGTATGATGTGATTTGTCTGGATTCCCTGGTCAATTCAAATGAGAGAGTACTGCTTGGGGTTGAAAAAATTACCAGACAAAAAATCTCCAATACAAAAATAGATTTAGCAGATCCTTTGTCCTGGAAATTTCTTGCTGAAGAATTTCAGGATATAAGTGGTGTAATTCATTTCGCCGCACTCAAAGCTGTTGGAGAATCTGTCCAACAACCGCTGCGTTATTACGATAACAATTTAAATGCATTGCTAAATGTGTTTAAATGGATGGATGCAGTAAGAATTCCAAATCTCATTTTTTCTTCATCCTGCACAGTGTATGGAGATCAATGCAGTTTGCCGGTCAAAGAAACGCAAGCATTTGGTATTTCACCATCACCCTATGGAAAGACCAAACAAATGGGCGAATGGATGATGATGGATTTTTTATCTGCATCACATAAACAGGGAATCAGTCTTCGATATTTTAATCCGGCCGGTGCTCACGAATCGGCATTGATAGGTGAGGATCCCAGAAATCCGGCCTTAAATCTGGTTCCGGTCATCACCGAAACAGCCATCGGTAAGCGGGAATCTCTTACCGTCTTTGGAAATGATTATCCTACTCGCGATGGTTCGTGTATCCGCGATTATGTTCATATCATGGATCTTGCCAGAGCACACACTCTCGCTTTGGAATATTTACTCTATGATAAAATGTCAATTTCATTCGATGCTTATAATCTTGGAATAGGGCAGGGCATCTCCGTTCTCGAGATGATACATGCATTCGAAGAGACAACCGGCCAAAAATTAAATTATCAAATCGGGCCGCGCAGACCCGGCGACATCCCTGAAATATGGGCCGATGCAAGCAAAGCTGAAAAACAACTTCAATGGAAACCTGAGCATGGCGTTGAAGAAATCATGCGCAGCGCATGGGAATGGGAGCGGAGGAGGAATTAG
- a CDS encoding BamA/TamA family outer membrane protein, whose product MGVLYVYVAWILCLPAISQKGLQFHFFIDQKQSTEIFPKIRDTAELSHFVHQWVLLQQTDGYLLAGLDSIKYRNDEVSVYLFKGTKYQWNFKEVSELDLSFEDHVSRFKAVKTDAEEIFTDEFKQWVLHHAESGYPFALAHLYPLSLAKDTLQLRFHLEKGEAFTFGPIQQGDKPLFKNYVIQKISGISPGSLFSHSKIHKSVQRISRLANVQQEAEPFIYFPGNMCVVKYYIKENKSSKFDFLLGLNPFDGPNGREYRLTGLGNLQLYNLFKLSEDIYLKYENLNDNAPKFLLNLKFPFLPYLPFGIQYDLSLFRYREAYFDFKHQAFMEFPLDMNSGIGVSLMSHSSDLVNPDTNYLILQKRLPPVLDFNYFSVGVRISHQNLNHLWLPTKGSKLIAELHYGKKSYATHPLFLEYESEQIKVQEQFDSLNLNDRQARFRVQLDNYTGVGNRSVIKMAFTSEGFLGNSFIVDNERFRLGGAQNLRGFDEDFYLASAYAMASLEYRYLLDRQSYLSLFHDLGFLRQNEKNSEIWNTYNGSGLGIHFTTPVGLFSLQYAIGTSPDVSFNLGNGKIHFGYSALF is encoded by the coding sequence ATGGGTGTTTTGTATGTTTATGTTGCATGGATCCTGTGCTTACCTGCTATTTCACAAAAAGGACTTCAATTTCATTTTTTTATCGATCAAAAGCAATCCACTGAAATTTTTCCAAAAATAAGGGATACTGCTGAATTATCTCATTTTGTCCATCAATGGGTCCTTTTACAGCAAACCGACGGATATCTGCTGGCAGGTCTTGATTCGATTAAATATCGCAATGATGAAGTTTCGGTTTATTTATTCAAGGGGACCAAATATCAATGGAATTTTAAGGAAGTTTCCGAATTAGATTTATCTTTTGAGGATCATGTTTCAAGGTTCAAAGCTGTAAAGACTGATGCAGAAGAAATCTTTACAGATGAATTCAAACAATGGGTGTTACACCATGCAGAAAGCGGCTATCCTTTTGCTTTAGCCCATTTATATCCGCTCAGTTTAGCTAAGGACACACTTCAGCTTCGGTTTCATTTGGAAAAGGGCGAAGCATTTACTTTTGGCCCTATTCAACAAGGAGATAAGCCCTTGTTTAAAAATTATGTAATACAAAAAATAAGTGGAATATCTCCGGGGTCATTATTCTCTCATTCAAAAATTCATAAATCAGTTCAGCGCATTTCTCGTTTGGCAAATGTTCAGCAAGAAGCTGAACCATTCATTTATTTTCCTGGAAATATGTGTGTCGTCAAATATTATATAAAAGAGAATAAATCTTCCAAATTTGATTTTTTATTGGGATTAAATCCTTTCGATGGACCGAATGGCAGAGAATACAGGCTTACAGGATTGGGGAATTTGCAGTTGTACAATCTTTTTAAATTGTCGGAGGATATTTATTTGAAATACGAAAATCTCAACGATAATGCACCTAAATTTTTATTGAATTTAAAATTCCCTTTTCTCCCATATCTCCCGTTTGGTATTCAATACGACCTGAGTTTGTTTCGTTACCGCGAAGCTTATTTTGATTTTAAGCATCAGGCTTTTATGGAATTTCCTCTCGATATGAATAGTGGAATTGGAGTAAGTCTCATGAGCCATTCTTCTGATTTGGTGAATCCAGATACTAATTATTTAATTCTTCAGAAACGTTTACCACCGGTTTTGGATTTTAATTATTTTTCGGTAGGTGTACGAATCAGCCATCAGAATCTGAATCATTTATGGCTACCCACCAAAGGTTCAAAACTCATTGCGGAATTACATTATGGAAAAAAGTCTTATGCAACGCATCCCTTATTTTTAGAATATGAGTCTGAACAGATCAAAGTACAGGAGCAATTTGATAGTTTAAATTTAAATGATCGTCAGGCCAGATTTCGTGTACAGTTGGACAATTATACAGGCGTTGGAAACAGGAGTGTGATAAAAATGGCTTTCACTTCTGAGGGCTTTTTGGGAAATTCCTTCATTGTCGACAACGAACGATTTAGATTAGGTGGTGCCCAAAATTTAAGAGGATTTGATGAAGATTTTTATCTGGCATCCGCTTATGCGATGGCTAGTTTGGAGTATCGCTATTTATTGGATCGACAGAGTTACCTGAGTCTGTTTCACGATCTGGGCTTTTTGAGACAAAATGAAAAAAATAGTGAAATTTGGAATACCTATAATGGATCTGGTTTAGGTATTCATTTTACAACTCCGGTCGGTCTGTTTTCTTTGCAATATGCAATTGGTACAAGTCCAGATGTAAGCTTTAATTTAGGAAATGGAAAAATTCATTTTGGATATTCTGCATTGTTTTAA
- a CDS encoding GNAT family N-acetyltransferase gives MQLPEKIHIQNELYLSISSYEPKHITQQQWFISLLAEWVQTIPLNKHQYYIPLNKKLGIWHAYIPPFMQKIECAELNLFEAESLLRSLHTKYSCGNICLPQDIDCVVLNIEKSKRNNYILALNKTYEEIYQHYHKGHKLNIKFAQKQEIIISKTQDFQNFTKLYRLHSHKDIPAKYKSADHLNALIKACMDRGHGLIFQAQNIKGEILAACFLSDYKDRYVYHLSFASEEGKEKYAMHAILDQLIKDQANSNKILDFEGSMIPGVAYFMKGFGATEEYYYQYIWNEALLCKIINFARRVKSGIFK, from the coding sequence ATGCAGTTACCGGAAAAAATCCATATACAAAATGAGTTGTATTTATCCATATCCAGCTATGAGCCAAAACACATCACACAACAACAATGGTTTATCTCTTTGCTCGCTGAATGGGTGCAGACCATTCCATTAAATAAACATCAGTACTACATTCCTTTAAACAAAAAACTCGGTATCTGGCATGCCTACATTCCGCCCTTCATGCAAAAAATTGAATGCGCAGAATTAAACCTTTTTGAGGCTGAATCACTTCTACGCAGTTTACACACTAAATATTCCTGTGGCAACATTTGTCTCCCGCAGGATATCGACTGTGTGGTTTTAAATATAGAGAAATCGAAGAGGAATAATTACATACTCGCACTCAACAAAACTTACGAAGAAATTTACCAACACTACCACAAAGGACATAAACTGAATATAAAATTTGCACAAAAACAAGAAATCATCATTTCAAAGACTCAGGATTTTCAAAATTTTACAAAATTATATCGCCTGCATAGTCACAAAGACATCCCAGCAAAATATAAGTCGGCCGACCATCTCAACGCTTTGATAAAAGCATGTATGGACCGGGGACATGGACTGATATTTCAAGCTCAAAATATAAAGGGAGAAATTTTGGCTGCATGTTTTTTATCTGATTATAAGGATCGGTATGTTTATCACTTATCATTCGCAAGTGAAGAAGGAAAAGAAAAATATGCAATGCATGCTATCCTGGATCAATTGATCAAAGACCAAGCAAACTCAAATAAAATCCTGGATTTTGAAGGTAGTATGATACCCGGTGTTGCTTACTTTATGAAAGGATTTGGAGCTACCGAAGAATACTATTATCAATATATTTGGAATGAAGCATTGCTTTGTAAAATTATAAATTTCGCGAGAAGAGTGAAATCTGGAATTTTCAAATGA
- the hemW gene encoding radical SAM family heme chaperone HemW encodes MQQDLNIANKLSAGIYIHIPYCKRKCTYCNFHFSTNLKTLEEMNKAICDEIEIRKVEAKSYSIQSIYLGGGTPSLLSGSALEKIMATIYDHYHVKSDCEITLEANPDDIDPLKLNTWLQLGINRLSIGIQSFHEEDLGWMNRSHTAEQAKACLIEVKSAGYQNFTIDLMYGLPASSKEKLQFNLDQLLTFQVPHFSAYALTPEERTALIHLYKTGNLKPPEDIHTVKQMYQILDFCEGTAYEAYEISNFAKPGFRSRHNSSYWKGLPYLGFGPSAHSYDGVIRRWNIANNNLYIQNISIEQAYSEREVLSDVDHFNEYILLNLRRVEGLNLKHIQLTFAPFYAQFLKDIQVQLDRKDILFDGTSYILSRQGRTQADRISAEMFAVKQKC; translated from the coding sequence ATGCAACAAGATCTGAACATAGCAAACAAACTTTCAGCAGGAATTTATATACACATCCCATACTGTAAACGCAAATGTACTTATTGTAATTTTCATTTCAGCACCAATCTGAAAACTCTTGAAGAAATGAACAAAGCCATTTGCGATGAAATTGAAATTCGGAAAGTTGAAGCCAAATCCTATTCCATTCAAAGTATTTATTTGGGTGGGGGCACACCATCCCTGTTATCGGGATCTGCACTTGAAAAAATAATGGCTACCATTTACGACCATTACCATGTGAAAAGTGATTGCGAGATAACATTGGAAGCCAATCCGGATGACATAGATCCTTTGAAATTAAATACCTGGTTACAATTGGGTATCAACAGGCTCAGCATTGGCATACAATCTTTTCATGAAGAAGATCTCGGTTGGATGAACCGCTCACATACTGCCGAACAAGCCAAAGCATGTTTAATCGAAGTAAAATCAGCGGGGTATCAGAATTTTACTATTGATCTCATGTATGGTTTACCCGCATCGTCCAAAGAAAAACTCCAATTCAATCTCGACCAATTGCTAACATTCCAGGTCCCTCATTTTTCAGCATATGCCCTTACACCCGAAGAACGCACTGCTCTGATTCATTTATATAAAACCGGAAACCTCAAACCGCCCGAAGACATCCACACCGTCAAACAAATGTATCAGATTCTCGATTTTTGCGAAGGCACCGCATATGAAGCATACGAAATCTCAAACTTTGCAAAACCCGGATTTCGTTCACGGCACAACAGCAGCTACTGGAAAGGACTGCCATATCTCGGATTTGGACCCTCTGCGCATTCCTACGATGGCGTCATCCGCCGTTGGAATATTGCAAACAACAACTTATACATCCAAAATATTTCCATCGAACAAGCATATTCCGAGCGCGAAGTCCTCAGCGATGTGGATCACTTTAACGAATACATCCTATTAAATTTGAGAAGAGTTGAAGGCCTCAACTTAAAACACATCCAACTAACTTTTGCACCATTTTATGCACAATTTCTAAAAGATATTCAAGTCCAACTCGACCGAAAAGATATCCTTTTTGATGGAACAAGCTATATTCTAAGCAGACAAGGAAGAACGCAGGCAGATAGGATCAGTGCGGAGATGTTTGCGGTAAAGCAAAAATGCTGA
- a CDS encoding O-methyltransferase, with amino-acid sequence MVDPTYLKQLISYCENLSHPESEVLHQLERSTFLNTTSPQMISGKLQGRILSFISKLKKPKHVLDIGSFTGYSAMCLAEGLSANGLVHSIEITNDYDHIREKILSGDPLFHKIIWHKGDALEIIPQLNLEWDLVFLDASKLKYLAFLECLEPIMQSGSILIADNVLWYGKVLNPQQDAETLTLHRYNETLKVSLNWETFILPVRDGLSISIKK; translated from the coding sequence ATGGTGGATCCAACATATCTTAAGCAACTTATATCGTATTGTGAAAACCTGAGCCATCCGGAAAGTGAAGTTTTACATCAATTGGAAAGGAGTACATTCTTGAATACCACTTCCCCACAAATGATTTCAGGAAAACTGCAAGGCAGAATTTTAAGTTTCATTTCAAAGCTTAAAAAGCCAAAACACGTTCTAGATATCGGAAGTTTTACAGGTTACAGCGCTATGTGTTTAGCAGAAGGGCTCTCTGCTAATGGACTAGTACATTCGATTGAAATTACTAACGATTATGATCATATCCGTGAGAAAATATTATCAGGCGATCCATTGTTTCATAAAATTATCTGGCACAAAGGCGATGCTTTGGAGATTATTCCGCAATTGAATTTGGAATGGGACCTGGTATTTTTGGATGCTTCCAAATTAAAATATTTAGCATTTTTGGAATGCCTGGAACCGATTATGCAAAGCGGTAGTATTCTCATTGCAGACAATGTATTATGGTATGGAAAAGTATTAAATCCTCAACAGGATGCGGAGACTTTAACATTACATCGTTATAATGAAACTCTGAAAGTTTCCCTTAATTGGGAAACATTTATTCTTCCGGTAAGAGATGGACTAAGTATTTCTATTAAAAAATAG
- a CDS encoding excinuclease ABC subunit C, which translates to MTYEEFTKIAEGIPRDPGVYKFIGQREEILYVGKAKSLRNRLGSYFGDKKYLAAKTKALVRNALKIEYTLTENEQDAFLLENSLIKTHQPKYNVMLKDGKTYAYICIKKEAFPRVFFTRRVIKDGSTYFGPYASKYKAEIIMELVKKLFPLRTCALNLAPELIAKGKYKVCLEYHIKNCMGPCQQFESQESYDQKIQQIKNILKGQLTVVRKFLVEQMELFAQNMEFEKAHESKLQLTAFEDYQGKSTVVSTSIRDVDVFSIASTETEAYIHFMKVIDGAVIHTYTMEAAKNCDEDETQILSLAIPRIREKFDSIAPEIVVPFNVVLDDLSLQVVVPKLGDKKKLLDLSNNNIEYYKLQKRKEQINKTGKLTHAERILHTLKEDLNMEHIPVHIECFDNSNIQGTNPVASCVVFKNARPSNKDYRHFNIKTVVGPDDFASMEEVVYRRYRRMLDENLALPQLVVIDGGKGQLSAAMNSIEKLGLEKRLTVIGIAKRLEEIYFPNDSIPLHINKKSESLKLIQQLRNEAHRFGLNFHRNQRSRKFIQSELAKIKGVGEKTITKLIKQFGSVEQIKKAAPDDITSLVGKDICDRIRSYFDMESDANPKIDENEN; encoded by the coding sequence ATGACCTATGAAGAATTCACGAAAATAGCCGAAGGCATCCCAAGGGATCCGGGTGTCTATAAATTTATAGGACAACGCGAAGAAATCTTATACGTAGGTAAGGCCAAAAGTCTGAGAAACAGACTGGGATCTTATTTTGGCGATAAAAAATATTTGGCGGCTAAAACTAAAGCTCTGGTTCGCAATGCGCTGAAAATTGAGTACACGCTTACAGAGAATGAACAGGATGCCTTCCTGTTGGAAAATTCACTGATCAAAACCCATCAGCCCAAGTATAATGTCATGCTTAAGGATGGGAAGACCTATGCTTATATCTGTATTAAAAAGGAGGCTTTTCCGAGAGTGTTTTTTACCCGAAGGGTGATCAAAGATGGTTCCACTTACTTTGGTCCTTATGCATCCAAATACAAAGCAGAAATCATCATGGAGCTTGTCAAAAAGTTGTTCCCTTTGAGAACTTGTGCTTTGAATCTGGCACCGGAGCTCATCGCAAAAGGCAAATACAAGGTATGTCTTGAATATCACATTAAAAATTGTATGGGTCCTTGCCAGCAATTTGAAAGCCAGGAATCTTACGATCAGAAAATTCAACAGATTAAAAATATACTCAAAGGGCAACTAACAGTCGTTAGGAAGTTTTTGGTGGAGCAAATGGAGTTGTTTGCCCAAAACATGGAATTTGAGAAGGCGCATGAAAGTAAATTACAATTGACCGCATTTGAGGACTATCAGGGCAAATCGACAGTGGTGAGCACCAGCATCCGCGATGTCGATGTGTTTTCGATTGCTTCAACGGAGACCGAAGCATACATCCATTTTATGAAGGTCATTGATGGTGCGGTCATACATACCTATACTATGGAAGCAGCTAAAAATTGCGATGAAGATGAAACCCAGATCTTATCTCTGGCTATTCCGCGCATTCGCGAAAAATTCGATAGCATCGCTCCGGAAATTGTCGTTCCGTTTAATGTAGTTCTGGATGATTTAAGTTTGCAGGTAGTCGTTCCTAAACTCGGGGATAAGAAAAAGCTGCTGGACCTTTCCAACAACAATATCGAATACTACAAACTTCAAAAACGCAAAGAACAGATCAATAAAACAGGTAAATTGACCCATGCCGAGCGCATCCTACATACTTTAAAAGAAGATCTGAATATGGAGCATATTCCTGTTCACATCGAATGTTTCGACAATTCAAATATTCAGGGAACCAATCCGGTCGCATCCTGTGTGGTGTTTAAAAATGCAAGGCCTAGTAATAAGGATTACCGCCATTTTAATATCAAGACCGTTGTGGGCCCGGATGACTTTGCTTCCATGGAAGAAGTGGTATACCGTCGATATAGAAGAATGTTGGATGAAAATCTGGCGCTCCCTCAATTGGTGGTTATCGATGGTGGAAAGGGGCAACTGTCGGCTGCTATGAATTCTATTGAAAAACTGGGATTGGAAAAACGCCTGACCGTTATTGGGATCGCCAAGAGGCTCGAAGAAATTTATTTTCCTAATGATTCAATTCCACTTCACATCAACAAGAAATCTGAATCTCTCAAGCTGATCCAGCAGCTGAGAAACGAGGCGCATCGTTTTGGACTCAACTTTCATCGCAACCAACGCTCGCGCAAATTTATACAATCCGAATTGGCAAAAATCAAAGGTGTCGGTGAAAAGACCATCACTAAACTGATCAAACAATTTGGTTCGGTGGAGCAAATCAAAAAGGCCGCACCGGACGATATAACTTCACTGGTAGGAAAAGATATTTGCGACCGGATTCGTTCATACTTTGACATGGAATCAGATGCAAACCCAAAAATAGATGAAAATGAAAACTAA
- a CDS encoding transposase codes for MATIRRQFKMSIEQRMARHFSESFKRSKVLEIEQGRSKVSEICKEYEVSPTNVYKWMSKFGAAKSQIRMIVETNSDTKKIIELKQKVAELERVIGQKQILIDFQTKMIELAEEAYKIDIKKNILQHNLLLQTGAKAISILIK; via the coding sequence ATGGCAACAATTAGAAGGCAATTTAAAATGAGCATTGAGCAGCGTATGGCGAGGCATTTTTCAGAAAGTTTCAAACGATCGAAGGTTCTCGAGATAGAGCAAGGTAGGAGCAAAGTCAGTGAAATTTGTAAGGAATACGAGGTTAGCCCTACCAATGTATACAAATGGATGAGTAAATTTGGTGCAGCTAAAAGCCAAATTCGCATGATTGTTGAAACAAATTCCGACACTAAAAAAATAATAGAACTTAAGCAAAAAGTTGCAGAATTGGAACGAGTAATTGGTCAAAAACAGATCCTAATTGACTTTCAAACTAAGATGATTGAATTAGCAGAAGAAGCATACAAGATTGATATTAAAAAAAATATTCTTCAGCACAATCTGCTACTTCAGACAGGAGCGAAAGCGATATCCATTCTCATTAAATAA
- a CDS encoding IS3 family transposase translates to MNISKQSVHQRIERNHQDLEIEAQLLWLIHQIREDHPTMGVRDLFYKIRPESMGRDRFEAFCKENSLMSLKKVFRPRTTDNTGVIRFDNLLIDLQINRVDQVWQSDITYFELNNRFYYLTFILDAYSRRIVGHNVSDNLTTICTTMPALKMAIKLRAKQKMSELIFHSDGGGQYYAKSFLELTAKYEIRNSMCEYAWENGKAERINGIIKNNYLIHRDIKNYHQLTIEVDRSVQLYNLEKPHKELQRLSPVEFENLDITLQLQKTPRMKESFDANNKIYGVSNPIYFEQKTPQNLDVFSANNSSKKLHKTVNPI, encoded by the coding sequence ATGAATATCAGCAAACAATCTGTTCATCAAAGAATAGAAAGGAATCACCAGGATCTAGAAATAGAAGCACAACTTCTGTGGCTCATACACCAAATTCGTGAAGATCACCCTACGATGGGAGTGCGTGATCTGTTTTATAAAATTCGGCCAGAATCCATGGGCAGGGACCGTTTTGAAGCCTTTTGTAAAGAAAATAGTTTGATGTCCCTTAAGAAAGTATTTAGGCCAAGAACAACAGACAACACAGGGGTTATACGATTTGACAATTTGCTTATAGATCTCCAAATCAATCGAGTTGATCAAGTCTGGCAAAGCGACATAACCTATTTTGAATTAAACAATAGGTTTTATTATTTAACTTTTATCCTTGATGCTTATTCTAGACGAATTGTTGGGCATAACGTGTCGGATAATTTAACGACCATTTGTACCACAATGCCAGCCTTAAAAATGGCTATAAAGTTGCGAGCCAAACAAAAGATGAGCGAATTAATATTCCATTCCGATGGTGGTGGACAATACTATGCAAAATCCTTTTTAGAGCTTACCGCAAAATATGAAATCAGAAACAGTATGTGTGAATATGCTTGGGAAAATGGTAAAGCTGAAAGGATTAATGGAATCATAAAGAATAACTATTTGATACACAGGGATATTAAAAATTATCATCAATTGACTATAGAGGTTGACCGAAGTGTACAACTTTATAACTTAGAAAAACCTCATAAAGAGTTACAAAGATTAAGTCCTGTTGAATTTGAAAATTTGGATATAACTTTACAATTGCAAAAAACACCGAGGATGAAAGAGTCATTTGATGCAAATAACAAAATATATGGGGTATCGAACCCCATATATTTTGAGCAAAAAACACCTCAGAATCTTGATGTATTCTCTGCAAATAATTCGAGTAAAAAGTTACACAAAACGGTCAACCCTATTTAG